Below is a window of Candidatus Omnitrophota bacterium DNA.
CAGCTTAATCCCCAAGTGGTCACTGTGGCGGGAGGCCATTTTTTTTCCTGGACAGTAAGGGATTCGCTTGCCAGGTATCCTATTGATTATATCGTCAGGTTTGAGGGGGAAGCTACTTTTTTGGAATTGATGCGCGTTCTGCGTGATGATACCGGGGTTGATAAAGTCCAGGGGATAGCGTATAAGAAGGGCGCGGATATAATCCTGAATCCTTTACGGCCGTTGATTCAGAATCTCGACGAATTCCCCATACCCGCGTATGGGTTGATGCCGATGGGGGATTACTCGCCTTTCGGTTATTTCTGGCCGCAAGGCGCGACCATCGAGCACGGCAGGGGTTGCGTGGATAAATGCAGTTTTTGCAGCCTGTGGACATTCTGGGGGGAGCAGAAGCAGGCGGACGCGGAAAGCGGGGTATTTAATCCTGTTCCCCGCTATAGGACTAAGAGCGTCGGCCGGGTTTTGGAGGAGATTGATCTGTTGTATAACAAATATAAGCGCAAGTATCTTATCTGGGCCGATCCTACGTTCAATGTGGATCCTCATTGGACCGGGGAGTTTTGCGACGGCCTGATACAAAGAGGTTATAAGGATCTTTTTTGGTGGGCTTTTATCCGTGCGGACCTTTTGGTCAGGGACGAGAAGATGGGGGTGTTGAAGAAGATGGTCTGTGCCGGATTGATCAATGCTTTTATCGGCCTGGAACGGGCGGATAACAGAGACCTGAACGCAGTAGACAAGAATTATAATATCGAGGTGTGTCAGGAGGCATTCCGTATTTTAAAAGAAAAATACCCCAGCGTCCACCGCCAGGGCACCCTTTTGACCGGGATCCGCCAGGAGAAGAAGCGCTCGATCTTCGCTATGGTCGATTACGCGCTGGATGCCGGGGTTGAGTTTATGATCCTGCATCCGATCACTCCGGTGCCCGGGACTTTTGTCTATCAGGAAGCGCAGGCGAAGGGCTGGATCGCGGAGAAGGATTTCAGCAAATATGACTGGCTCCAGCCGGTAATGTCTATTGAGAATATGTCCTTGAAAGAGTTGGGTAAATGGACCAAAATGGCTTCTTTGAAATTCCTTTTGTCGCGCTGGTTCGAGGCTATCCGCGGGTTGCTTTCCCCTTATATCCATCGCCGGAGATTATATCTCTGGTTCATGAAGATCTTTATTGTCGGGATGTTGGACGATATCAAGGATACGCTGATGAACCGCAAGAAGACGAAGAGATTCAACCGGTTCCTAACGATGCATAAACCCGCGTGGTATGATGATTAAAAAGACGGCTTCAGGGTGGGTATTTTAATGAAGGTAATGCTGATCGTTCCGGATTCGGACCCCTTTGCCACGAATAAGGCCTGCCGCGCCGGGCTGGCGCCCATATTGCCTATCGGCCTGGCGTATATCGCCGCCGAACTGGAAAAGAATAATATTGCTGTCGTGGTCGAGGATCAGTTCGCCAGCAAGATATCCAACGAGGCCTTGATCGCTAAGATCAGAAAGGAAGATCCCCAGCTGGTCGGGTTTTCCTGTCTTACCGCGTCAATGGGCAACGTCCGCGTTTTGGTTGAACAGATCAGGAAGGTAAAGAAAGATATAAGTATCATCCTGGGGAATATCCACGCCTCGGTGTTCGGGGAGCAGCTTATCCGCAACGGGGTCGGCGACATCGTCGTAGAGGGGGAAGGCGAATATAAGACCAGGGACGTGGCGCTGGCGATCCGGGATAATACCCCGCTGCGCGATATAAAAGGGATAATTTTCAAGGAAGGCAATACGGTTTACCGTAATCCTCCCGCGGAATTGATCCCGGACCTTGACGGGCTGCCCTATCCCGCCTGGCATTTGTTCGATATGAGTTATTACCGCCGATACCCGATGCTGGGGATGTACGGGGACACGGTGATCCCGGTGCAGGCCTCCCGGGGATGCCCGTACCAGTGTTTTTTTTGTTCCCAGGATAAAATGTATGCCCGTCCGCGGTATCGCAGGACCCGGATTGTTATTGATGAGATCGAATATCTGCACGCGAAGTACGGGGCCGGGTATTTTGTTTTCGGGGACGCCTTTTTCCCGTTCTCCATCAGCCAAGGCTATGAGTTCTGCGAAGAGCTTATAAAAAGAGGCTTGCATAAGAAGATCCAATGGTTCGCGGAGACCCGGGTCGATCTGGTTAACCGGGAACTGCTGTTGTTGATGAAAAAAGCCGGCCTGCGCCTGCTGATGTACGGTTTTGAAGTGGGCAACCAAAAGGTCCTGGATTCCCTGGGGAAGAACACTACCCTGGAGCAGGCCCGCAACGCCATGAAATACACCAAAGAGGCGGGGGTTTATTGCCTGGGGCTGTTCATGCTCGGGATGCCCGGCGAAACAAAAGCCACCTGCGAAGAAACCATTCGTTTTGCCAAGGAGTTGGACTGCGATATCATTAAATTCAATATAGCCGTGCCTTTGCCCGGTTCCCGCTTTTTCGACGATTACAGCCGCGAACATAAGGACATTCTGACCGAGGTGGTTTCGGTGGAGCGGAAGTTTACCAGCTGGACCGATTGGACCGCGGATTCCGGCAGGGACATTTACGCGCCTGAGGGGATGACCGGAAAGGAATTGATCCGCCTGCAGCGCAAAGCGATGTTCTCGTTCTATATGCGGCCGCGGATAATTCTGCGGCATCTGTTGCGCAGTTCGTTTTCTTTTAAGGACCTTTGTTTCGGGGGGTATTTCCTGTTCAGACAGAAATTACAGAGCCTGGGAGAGGATCTTAGGTCGAGGTTCGCATGAGAGTCTGCCTTATCGCGCCGCCCGCCATCCGTCTGCGTTATAATATCAGCGGGATATATCCGCTGCCCCCTTTGGGACTGGCCTATATCGCCGGGACATTGGAAAAGAACGGTTTTCAGGTCGAGATCGTCGATATGCCGGCTTTGAAGATGGATTTTGCCGGATTGGAAAAACATCTGGCCGCTAAAGACCCGTTTAAGGTGTACGGCCTCAGCTGCAACGCGTTTAACTTGAAAAATGGTTTATTCCTCGCTCGTCTGATCAAACGGATCAACCCGGACGCTAAGGTTGTTATCGGCGGGCGCTGCGGCGGGTTGCCCGCGGAGAAGATCTTTCAGTATGGCCGGGATTTCGATGTGATCGTCAAAGGGGAGGGTGAGAACAGCATGCTGGAGTTGTGCCGCTATTTCCGCGGCGCCGGCGCTTCGGCAGGGCTCGCCGGGATAAAGGGCATTTCGTTCCGGCAAAATGGAAGCGTAATTACTAATGATCCGGCGCCTTACGCTGACCTGGACTCATTGCCTTTGCCCGCCAGGCATCTTTTGCCGGATAAATGTTACCGGATGCATCCGCCGTTCGGAATATTCCCCCCGGTAACCTTGATGGAAACAAGCCGCGGCTGCGTTTATAACTGCAGTTTTTGCGGGCTTTCGTCGCCAGTCAGGGAACGCTCAACCGGGCATATTATCGCTGAGATTGAATGCCTGATGAAGAACTACGGCATAAAAGAGATCCATTTTGTCGATCCCACGTTCACTTATAATCAGCCGCGGATAGAGGAATTGTGCGGGCGCATATCAGACAAGGGCCTGAAGTTCGCCTGGACCTGCAAGACCAGGGTTGATTGCGTGTCAGAGCGGTTGTTGCAGGGGATGGCCGGGGCCGGCTGTTATATGATATCGTACGGCGTGGAATCGGGGAGCCAGAATATACTCGACAGCCTGAAAAAATCCATCACCCTGGAAAATACCATAAGTGCGTTCAAATGGACGCGGCATGCCGGTATCCGGACCATCGCCTATACTATTATCGGCTACCCGCATGAGCGGGATGAGGAGGTTCAAAACACGATAGACCTGGTCAATCGCCTGGATCCCGATTTTGTCCTGTATAATGAGTTTTTTCTCGTTCCCGGTTCCAATATGGAAATGGAATATATGCGGGAAAACAATATCGATTTTGACGACCTGATCGAGTTTTATTCGCGATCACCCCGGCATACGGCTATTGACCGCTACCGGGTAACAAAGCAATTGAAGAGGGCGAATAGATCGTTCTACTCAAGGCCGTCATATCTTCTTTCCCGGCTGGCCCGGATAAAGAATCCCAATGACCTGAAGGTGATGTTTAAAGGCGTATTCCATATGCTGATCGATAAGATCAGGACCAAAGAGGTAATTTAAAAAATGCCTAACGCCGATCTGTCCCTCACTATAAAAAGATTCAAACACGCGCTTATCCTTTTCCTCAAATATTCCACACTAAAGAAGTTCCTGAACCTGGTCCGGTCGGAGTGCCAGCGCAGGGCCAAAGCCGTTGCCCTTACCTGCCGGGCGTATTGCATTAAGATCGAACCCACAAATATATGCGATTCCGGATGCGAGTATTGCCCGCACGCCGCTTCGCCGGAGCCGCGCGGTAAAATGCGCTTGGCCGATTTCAAGGCGATCATTGACAAAAACAAGGATTTCGCGTATTTGGCTATAATGCAGTATTCCGGAGAGCCGTTATTGAACGAGGATATCTATGAGATGATCGGGTACGCGCATTCCGCTAAGGTGGCGACCTATATGAGCACGAATCTCCAGCATCTTAAGGCCTCAGACGCCGTGAAGCTCGTATCCAGCGGACTTGATCTGCTGACCGTGTCTATCGACGGGGTAAGCGATGATACCTATAATCGCTACCGCAAAAGCGGCAAATTAAGCGTTGTCCTGGATAATATCCGCAGCCTCGCGCAGGCAAAGAAGGCATTGCGTTCAGCCTGGCCGATCATCAATCTGCAATATCTGGTTATGGGGCATAATGAGCACCAGGCCGGCGAGGCGGGGAAATTGGCCCGCACCCTCGGGGTTGACAGCTTTGAATTAAAACCGGTAGGCGTGACCTGCGATATGCTGCGGCTTTTGCCCAAGGACCCGCGATATGTGCGCAGGGTGTATAAAAAGAACGCGGGGCCCAGGCAGCCCTGCTGGTGGCTTTGGTCGGCAATTGTCGTCCTCTGGGACGGAAGAGTTATTCCTTGCTGCAGCCCTTTTTACAAGCCTTTTGACAAAAGCGTTTCAGGCAATATGATCCGCCAAACGCCCGATGAAATCAGGAATTCGCAGGCCTTCCGGCAATTGCGCCAGACATATCCTTCCAAAAACTGCAGTGATTGCCTTATCCCGTACGGGAGCGTTTTAAATCAGACCTTATGACCTTTATCTTCCCGCTATTCGCAGCCTGAGGAGTAGTGCGGCGATCTTCAATTGCCGTATAATATAAAATGGGGTATAGCGGAAGGTGAGCATGCGCCAGAGGTATCCCGGACGAAGATAGAAACCGCGGTACGCCCTTCTTATCCAGGCATTCAATTCTTTTGTTGAAAGACCGGTATCCTGCGGTTTCCACTTGTCGGCGGAGCCGGGGATGCCTTTGTAATGCTCCAGCCAGATATCCGATTTGAATTTATCCAGCGATCTTTTGTGGACATCCGTATAGTGGATGGGCGCGACCTTCATGAATTGGGCGAAATTAAGGGGGAGGCTTCTGGCAAAGGCGATAGTGTCTTGTATGCTCTCGACGGTTTCCCCGGTATTGCCGATCATGAAATAACCGAATACGGCAATATGTTTTTTCGCGGTCAGCTTTACCGTTTCTTTGACCTTCCCGAGAGTGATCTGCCGGTTAAGGCCGTCAAGTATCCGCTGGTTGCCGGATTCGATCCCGTAGTGTATCTTAACGCATCCGGACCCGGCCAAAAGCGATAACATCTCTTCGTCTACCAGGTCGGCCCGCGTGCGCATAACCCATTTCATCCTGACCCCGCTTTTATTGAGCTTCGCGCAAAAGTCCATTGTCCTGGCGCGGTCAACCGTGAAAATAGGGTCTAAAAAGAAAAGCTCGTTTATGCCGAATTTTCGCTTGCATTCGACGATCTCGGCGACGATATTGTTCACATCCCTGGTTTGGTAGGGTGTGTTTTTTTCCTGGCAATAGGTGCACTGGTACGGGCAGCCGAGACTGCCGATGACGGTCGTAAATCTGTCTGCGGTGGTCAAGGCGGTGGTGTAGATCCTGTTATCGATCAATTCCCTGGCGGGGAATGGCAGGGCGTTCAGGTCCACCAGCGGCTCTTCGGCGGTCCTGATGATCTGTCGCCCCTGTTTGTAAATAATTCCGGGGATATTGCCGGTGTCTTTTTTTTGTTCGATCGCATTGACCAGTAAAGGGATGGAAAACAGGCCTTTGCCTGTTAACGCGAAGTCAACATGGCTGTTCTGTATGGTCTCTTCCGGATAAATCCGCGGGAAATGGCCCCGGCAAATAAGGGTGAATTTGAACGCGTCCTTGAGCTTTTTGAGGGCCGAAAATTCAGAAGCGGGTGAGAATACATTGATCGAGGAGCAGACTACCTGAGGCCCGAATTCTTTAATAGTGCGGGAGATTTTTCTGAGGCTGGAACCATTCATCTCGCTGTCGATAACCCGGACCGTATGGCCGGCTTTTTTTAACAGGGAAGCATAATAAAGCAGGCCCATCGGAGGATACCTGGTCAGCCATTGAAAATAAAGCATAGAGGTGACGTATCCGCCGGGTTCTACGCCGGTTATGCCTTTGCCCAGAGGTAATCGTAAGAGCGCTATCTTCATATATGGGATAGTGTAAGCAGAAATACCGCGTTAGTCAAGATTGAAATAAACTCGGGGAAAATTGTCCTTGAAATCATCCCGGCGCTCAACTATAATAAAATGGTTTAACATACATATTTTGCAGTGTTTTACGCGCGAGAGCGGGTAAAATACTGCCGCCACATTTAACCGAGCGTCAATGATGTTAAAACAGATGAAGGAGAACATCGATATTTTTTTATGCCCCGCCTGCCGCGGCGATCTAACGCTGTCCGGAGAAGATATCAAGTGCCTGAAATGCCGGAATAAATATACTGTCGAGGATGGCATCCCGCTTTTTTTCTTGCCGTCCGATACGGATGGCCGTAAAAGGGAAATTTTGCGCAAAGTAAAGTCCTTTTACGAAGAAACACCCTTCCCTAATTATGAAAAATACGAAAATATAGACGCTTTATTCCGGAAAGCAAAACTTGGGGTTTTTGCCCGTTTAATGGACGCTCAGATACCGTATAATGACAGGGTTCTGGATGTCGGATGCGGAACCGGCCAGCTGAGTAATTTCCTGGGTTTGTCCAACCGTCCGGTTTTTGGGACAGATATGTGCTTAAATCCGCTAAAGCTGGGACAGAAATTTAAGATAAATAATAATATCCGGGGAACCGGATTTTATCAAATGAACCTTTTCCGGCCTATATTCAAAGAGGAGAGTTTCCCTCTGGTTATCTGTAATGGCGTTCTTCACCATACCGCTGATCCGTTCAGGGGATTTGAGATCATATCCGGGCTTGTTAAAAAGGGCGGTTATATCCTGGTCGGCCTTTATAACGCTTACGGAAGGATAAACGCCGATATCCGCCGGGGCATATTCAATATCTCCGGCGGCCGTTTCCTGCTTTCAGACAACTGGCATAATGCGGCCGGGGTAAGTGATGTCAGGAAGCTCGCCTGGCTCAGGGATCAATATATGAATCCGCATGAATCAAAACATACTATAGGGGAAGTCTTGAGGTGGTTCGATAATACGGGTTTTGATTTCATAAACTCCATACCGAAACCGAAGGCGTTCGATATCTTCTCGCAGACTGAAAAGTTGTTCGAGCCTAATGCCCCGGGCGACCTGTTGGACCGTTTCCTCATCCAGGCGCGGATGGCTTTTACCGGGAACAGGGACGGCGGATTAT
It encodes the following:
- a CDS encoding B12-binding domain-containing radical SAM protein codes for the protein MPHLKKILLVRPPRYLWPVVNESDNYMMPLGLACLASMIQRNMPEVEVKIIDCPPLKIGWKSLADILRREAPDVVGAGEEALYHHEAVRLFTLAKQLNPQVVTVAGGHFFSWTVRDSLARYPIDYIVRFEGEATFLELMRVLRDDTGVDKVQGIAYKKGADIILNPLRPLIQNLDEFPIPAYGLMPMGDYSPFGYFWPQGATIEHGRGCVDKCSFCSLWTFWGEQKQADAESGVFNPVPRYRTKSVGRVLEEIDLLYNKYKRKYLIWADPTFNVDPHWTGEFCDGLIQRGYKDLFWWAFIRADLLVRDEKMGVLKKMVCAGLINAFIGLERADNRDLNAVDKNYNIEVCQEAFRILKEKYPSVHRQGTLLTGIRQEKKRSIFAMVDYALDAGVEFMILHPITPVPGTFVYQEAQAKGWIAEKDFSKYDWLQPVMSIENMSLKELGKWTKMASLKFLLSRWFEAIRGLLSPYIHRRRLYLWFMKIFIVGMLDDIKDTLMNRKKTKRFNRFLTMHKPAWYDD
- a CDS encoding B12-binding domain-containing radical SAM protein → MRVCLIAPPAIRLRYNISGIYPLPPLGLAYIAGTLEKNGFQVEIVDMPALKMDFAGLEKHLAAKDPFKVYGLSCNAFNLKNGLFLARLIKRINPDAKVVIGGRCGGLPAEKIFQYGRDFDVIVKGEGENSMLELCRYFRGAGASAGLAGIKGISFRQNGSVITNDPAPYADLDSLPLPARHLLPDKCYRMHPPFGIFPPVTLMETSRGCVYNCSFCGLSSPVRERSTGHIIAEIECLMKNYGIKEIHFVDPTFTYNQPRIEELCGRISDKGLKFAWTCKTRVDCVSERLLQGMAGAGCYMISYGVESGSQNILDSLKKSITLENTISAFKWTRHAGIRTIAYTIIGYPHERDEEVQNTIDLVNRLDPDFVLYNEFFLVPGSNMEMEYMRENNIDFDDLIEFYSRSPRHTAIDRYRVTKQLKRANRSFYSRPSYLLSRLARIKNPNDLKVMFKGVFHMLIDKIRTKEVI
- a CDS encoding methyltransferase domain-containing protein, giving the protein MMLKQMKENIDIFLCPACRGDLTLSGEDIKCLKCRNKYTVEDGIPLFFLPSDTDGRKREILRKVKSFYEETPFPNYEKYENIDALFRKAKLGVFARLMDAQIPYNDRVLDVGCGTGQLSNFLGLSNRPVFGTDMCLNPLKLGQKFKINNNIRGTGFYQMNLFRPIFKEESFPLVICNGVLHHTADPFRGFEIISGLVKKGGYILVGLYNAYGRINADIRRGIFNISGGRFLLSDNWHNAAGVSDVRKLAWLRDQYMNPHESKHTIGEVLRWFDNTGFDFINSIPKPKAFDIFSQTEKLFEPNAPGDLLDRFLIQARMAFTGNRDGGLFIMIGKKRAL
- a CDS encoding radical SAM protein is translated as MPNADLSLTIKRFKHALILFLKYSTLKKFLNLVRSECQRRAKAVALTCRAYCIKIEPTNICDSGCEYCPHAASPEPRGKMRLADFKAIIDKNKDFAYLAIMQYSGEPLLNEDIYEMIGYAHSAKVATYMSTNLQHLKASDAVKLVSSGLDLLTVSIDGVSDDTYNRYRKSGKLSVVLDNIRSLAQAKKALRSAWPIINLQYLVMGHNEHQAGEAGKLARTLGVDSFELKPVGVTCDMLRLLPKDPRYVRRVYKKNAGPRQPCWWLWSAIVVLWDGRVIPCCSPFYKPFDKSVSGNMIRQTPDEIRNSQAFRQLRQTYPSKNCSDCLIPYGSVLNQTL
- a CDS encoding radical SAM protein, which produces MKIALLRLPLGKGITGVEPGGYVTSMLYFQWLTRYPPMGLLYYASLLKKAGHTVRVIDSEMNGSSLRKISRTIKEFGPQVVCSSINVFSPASEFSALKKLKDAFKFTLICRGHFPRIYPEETIQNSHVDFALTGKGLFSIPLLVNAIEQKKDTGNIPGIIYKQGRQIIRTAEEPLVDLNALPFPARELIDNRIYTTALTTADRFTTVIGSLGCPYQCTYCQEKNTPYQTRDVNNIVAEIVECKRKFGINELFFLDPIFTVDRARTMDFCAKLNKSGVRMKWVMRTRADLVDEEMLSLLAGSGCVKIHYGIESGNQRILDGLNRQITLGKVKETVKLTAKKHIAVFGYFMIGNTGETVESIQDTIAFARSLPLNFAQFMKVAPIHYTDVHKRSLDKFKSDIWLEHYKGIPGSADKWKPQDTGLSTKELNAWIRRAYRGFYLRPGYLWRMLTFRYTPFYIIRQLKIAALLLRLRIAGR
- a CDS encoding B12-binding domain-containing radical SAM protein, whose product is MKVMLIVPDSDPFATNKACRAGLAPILPIGLAYIAAELEKNNIAVVVEDQFASKISNEALIAKIRKEDPQLVGFSCLTASMGNVRVLVEQIRKVKKDISIILGNIHASVFGEQLIRNGVGDIVVEGEGEYKTRDVALAIRDNTPLRDIKGIIFKEGNTVYRNPPAELIPDLDGLPYPAWHLFDMSYYRRYPMLGMYGDTVIPVQASRGCPYQCFFCSQDKMYARPRYRRTRIVIDEIEYLHAKYGAGYFVFGDAFFPFSISQGYEFCEELIKRGLHKKIQWFAETRVDLVNRELLLLMKKAGLRLLMYGFEVGNQKVLDSLGKNTTLEQARNAMKYTKEAGVYCLGLFMLGMPGETKATCEETIRFAKELDCDIIKFNIAVPLPGSRFFDDYSREHKDILTEVVSVERKFTSWTDWTADSGRDIYAPEGMTGKELIRLQRKAMFSFYMRPRIILRHLLRSSFSFKDLCFGGYFLFRQKLQSLGEDLRSRFA